The Brassica napus cultivar Da-Ae chromosome C7, Da-Ae, whole genome shotgun sequence genomic interval taccaCTATTCGAGTCagtaatatttatttctttttataaccAGCTTTATTTCCATTACGATGAGCTCGGTTACTCTAGTAACTTTTTACCATATAGTCTAAtagtaaatgaaaaaaaattgacaaagcAAATACTAACAAGATTTGTTGCTCTTTCAGTCTTTCTACATTTAAACCAATGACAATATCGCAAATAAGTAATTAGATTATACAGTAcaaatttgataaattaataatactaaagatataatatttattaatttataaagtttaaagAACTTATCATATGCTAGATTATCAAGTCAAACTCTAAACCAATTAATATATTCTCAGTTCTTAATggtaaaccaattaaaatttggatttaaCATTTCAAATCGCGGTAGAATCAATCTGACCGGACCGGTCTGAGTTATCAACGTTGTAAATAAGAAGACTTTATTAACCAGCTTTGTAGACTTTACTATCTTTCATGTTTATAAAGTTAgtaatttaaagaatttaccatATTGGATTTATCAAGTCAAACCGTAAACTAATATAAATCGAGAATTTTTCATAACATTTCAAATCGCAGTATAACCAAAATCAGACCGGACCGGTCGAGTTATTTAAAAAGAGCTTATTAACTTGCTTCGTGTCCGAAAATTTAACGACCATATATCAAAATACTTGTATAGAGtgtataaatacatgtatactTGTAAAGTGTAGAGCAGTGTAATGCATGTCCTTGTACGCATTTTAACTTTAAtgaagatattttcatattactTTCTGTTAGCTAATAACCATCGAGCAAGCAGGCGATGATGACGATGCTGGCCACGATAACGCCACCGTCATCAACTCTGAAATCCACCACCACTGGATACCTCAAACTCCATCTTAAATTCAGCGTCTCAGTCTCTCAATCTGCTCGGAGAAGATGTCTCGACCAGTCTCTGTTCTGCACCCGTGATCCAATCTCTTCGAGCAGCAGAGTCGTCGCTGCTGCTTCTGCTTCCAATACAAGTAACCTCGTGGAGGAGTTTGATCCGGAGATCCCTGTGGAGAGAGCGTTGACTCCTCCGAGCTCGTGGTACACTGATCATCAATTCCACCGTGGTGAGCTCGATCGAGTGTTCTATGGAGGATGGCAAGTCGTAggttcgttaaaaaaaaaaaaaatcacactcAACTGTTTCATTgagtgttttgtgtgtgtgtgtgtgtgtttttttttctctaaaggGTTGTTGCTTTGTGTTGATATGAACAGGATGCTCTGATCATATTAAGGATAATCGCGACTTTTTCACCGGGAGGTAACTTAACCAAACCACCATACACTCTCTCAAATGAAAAATTGtctcctctgtttttttattctaaGGGCTTTCTGTTATTCCTCTGCTGAGCTGGCATCGTAACAGAATCCTCCAACTAACTTGCTGACGTGGCTCCCTCTTCTTTACTGTTGCATCGTCTAACCTTTAAGATTAAAGGGTCTTACTTTTGTTATTTGATTCTTGTTGGTATGTGTGTCACTGGGTGCAGGCTTGGGGAGGTGGAGTTTGTGGTGTGCAGAGATGATGATGGGACGATTAATGCTTTCCATAATGTATGCTCTCACCATGCATCTATCTTGGCTTCTGGAAGTGGGAGAAAGTCTTGCTTTGTTTGCCCTTATCACGTAAAGCTTTAGTCacaattaaaagttaaaactagtttactcagttgattagtcatatattatttattatcttgTTCTATGTGGGCAGGGATGGACTTATAGCTTGAACGGATCGCTTGTCAAAGCTACTAGAATGACTGGGATAGAGAACTCTGCTTTGAATGTATGTTtctttgaattattattattattattttcttggcTAAAGGACAGTTTTAAGTAAATAGGAAATGGGACTCAAGCCTCTAAGAGTAGCTGTATGGGGACCTTTTGTTCTCCTCAAGGTGACACAAGCCACatggaagaaggaagaagatgtTGAGAGTGATGGATTAGTGGCGTCTGAGTGGCTAGGTTCTTCTTCAGGGAGGTTGAGTGAAGGTGGAGTTGATTCCCACCTTAGTTTCATATGTAGACGTGAGTACACTATCGATTGTAATTGGAAGGTGAAAATCTTGTTCTGAGTacacattctctttttttttttttttaatattaagatCTCAGAAAATTGATGATTCGTTGGCAACTCAGGTGTTTTGTGATAATTACTTAGATGGTGGCTATCATGTACCTTACGCACATAAAGGTTTGATGTCAGGCCTCGACCTCGAAACCTATTCTACAACGGTATATTCACACCAAAACTCTAGTCTCTAGTTAGTTGCAGCTGTTAAGATGAGCTTTGTGTTTCAAGATATCAGTTATTTGAAAGGGTTAGTATCCAAGAATGTGGAGGTGGTGGATCCAAGGCTGGTGAAGAAGACGGTGGTTTCGATAGGCTTGGATCTCAAGCTCTATACGCTTTCGTCTACCCAAATTTCATGATAAATAGGTAAAAGAGAAGTCAAAGTTTTTATTTCACATCTTCTAATGGACTTGACTCATTCATGTGCAAtggattatgtttttttaaaggtATGGACCATGGATGGACACAAATCTAGTGATACCTTTAGGGCCAAGGAAATGCAAAGTTGTCTTCGACtattttcttgattcttctttAAAGGTGGTAAAAACAAACCAATATACGCAGCCTAGTCCTGTATAGGAGGAatctttgtaattttaaaattttggatttagGATGATGAAGCTTTCATCAGGAGAAGTCTGGAAGAGAGCGAGAGAGTTCAGGTACTAGAATAAAATGATCTTGTTATACTGAAACATAACGTCTTTTAAGTTTATGGTTTGGTGAATCAGATGGAAGATGCTGTCTTGTGTGAGAATGTTCAAAGGGGTCTCGAATCTCCAGCTTATGACAAAGGAAGATATGCTCTTGTGGAGAAAGCAATGCACCATTTCCACTGTCTGCTACATCGGAATCTCAAAATCTGAAAactctagtatatatatttatgttttatgtatatatgataCCAATGAATGCAAATCTACACTTGTAccatatatgtttatatgtagCTTTACGACAAGTCACTGCAACAGCTTCAGGGCTTTCTTTCTGGGTTAGTCGCTGAAGAGAAAATATAGTTTAGAGATGGAATGTATCTGCTAAAACTTGGTAGAAAATAAGTAATTAAATAGCATGGATAGTAAAGTGATTCTCTATAACCTCTTTTGCAATTGGGCTAATCTTTGCTTTCTCTGATGATTAGGTATAAAGTCAACATATGCTTATTAGGACACCATCAATTATGTCCCTTAgtacttttttgttttatattaattgttgttttagaatttaaaaatgaGTTAGTGGGTGATGAATTTAAGTAGAGTTGACTGATTTTAATAATcaataaatttgttaaatttataaGGAATTTTAATGAGTTCGTCGTACTTAAAAAAATCTACCGAATAATTTTAAGAATCTTGagaatatatgtaatattttaaaaatcttgttTCATGAATTAAAATGTTAAGAATTCAAATCtcaataacactaaattttGACAGAGCAGAATCATTAAATTCCAAAGACTACACTCTTGGGAAGCTAGAATATATTTTTGCACCATTTGTCATCTTCGAGGTTAGAATATCAGGCTTAACATTATAGTCCACTGCAACAAGTACTA includes:
- the LOC106409283 gene encoding choline monooxygenase, chloroplastic-like codes for the protein MMTMLATITPPSSTLKSTTTGYLKLHLKFSVSVSQSARRRCLDQSLFCTRDPISSSSRVVAAASASNTSNLVEEFDPEIPVERALTPPSSWYTDHQFHRGELDRVFYGGWQVVGCSDHIKDNRDFFTGRLGEVEFVVCRDDDGTINAFHNVCSHHASILASGSGRKSCFVCPYHGWTYSLNGSLVKATRMTGIENSALNEMGLKPLRVAVWGPFVLLKVTQATWKKEEDVESDGLVASEWLGSSSGRLSEGGVDSHLSFICRREYTIDCNWKVFCDNYLDGGYHVPYAHKGLMSGLDLETYSTTLFERVSIQECGGGGSKAGEEDGGFDRLGSQALYAFVYPNFMINRYGPWMDTNLVIPLGPRKCKVVFDYFLDSSLKDDEAFIRRSLEESERVQMEDAVLCENVQRGLESPAYDKGRYALVEKAMHHFHCLLHRNLKI